The Pirellulales bacterium nucleotide sequence GCTGACACTGATCGACGAGCGGATCGACGAGTGCGGGATCGTTTTCCAAAACGAATTCACTGGTTGTGCTCTTGAGACAGGCGCCGAGCCGCTCGTTGTGTCGATCGGCCTTGGCCACGGCCAAAACGGACGAGACCACCTCCGGCAGTTCGTCGGCCAGCTTTGCTTTGGGTACGTAGCTGGCTGCCCCACGGGCGAGCGCTTGCACGGCCAGTTCTTCACTGCCGTGCGCGGTCATTAGCACAACGGGCACCAGTGGAAATCGCTCCCGAATTTTCCCAACCAAGTCGAGGCCGTCCATTTCTGGCATCTGCATATCGGTCAATACCATCTCGGGATGGACTTGAGGAATTTTTTCGAGCCCCTCGACACCGTTGAAAGCGTATTCCACCTTCAGCCCCACCGTTTTTTCTAGAATGCCACCGGCCAAACGGCGATCTACAGCCGAGTCGTCAACGATTAGAATGGTAGACATCGAAATACCTTTTGCAGAAACCAACCGCCGAACGGCGTTCAACGACTCTAGCAGTTTCGGACAAAACTCGGGCCTCGTCAATCGTTGGGGTCGGCGAAACAATGAAAGTTGCCCGCGGTCAGCAGCCAAGGGCGATTGTTGAAATTGCCCCGACAGCAATCGACCGCGGTTCACTAGTTATTGGCCGAACCATGCGTATCGCCGAGATTTTCCGCTCTTTACAAGGCGAGGGTTTTCTAACCGGCACGCCGAGTGTGTTCGTGCGCACCAGCGGGTGCAACTTGCGATGCCGATTTTGCGATACGCCCTATTCATCGTGGGAACCGGAAGGAGAGGATCTGTCGCAGGACGATATTTTGCAACAGGTGGATCGGCTTGCCCACGCAAGTAGAATTGAGCGTTCGGCCGCTCAGCGGGAACCCGGGGTACAAGGTTCCGAGTCAGACCATTTGGTCGCCTGCCGGCATGTGGTACTCACCGGCGGCGAACCGATGCTGTTTGCCGAACTTGTGCCGCTGGCGGCCGCATTACGCAACCGCGGATTGCACATTACCATTGAGACGGCTGGCACGCTCTACCTGCCCGTCGAGTGCGACTTGATGTCGATCAGCCCGAAACTTGCCAACTCGACCCCAGCGGCCGAACGAGCGGGGCAATGGCACGACCGTCACGAGCGCACGCGCCATATGCCGGAAGTGATTCGGAGACTGGTGGTAGAGTATCCCTACCAAATCAAGTTTGTCGTCGATTCGCGGCGCGATTGTGAGGAAGCCGAATCTTGGTTGGCCGAGTTTTCCGAGATCGACCGAACTCGCGTGATGATGATGCCGCAGGGAGCCGATTTGGAAACGCTGAACCACCATGCCGATTGGTTAAGGTCGTACTGTCGTGAGCGGGGATTTCATTTCTGTGCGCGTAAGCATATCGAATGGTTTGGTTGCACGAGAGGAACTTAACCCCTACGAAAATACAATTTTCTAGCAGACTCCGTATGGCAAATCCGTACTACGAATCCTCAGTTTGTCGTTTTTCTGCGCAATTTTTTGAATCACGAATACACGAAAGGACGAAGCGGAAAGGACTTATGAAAACTCTCTTCTCGTGTTTTCGTCCTTTCGCCCTTTCGTGATGGATTGTTTGGTTGTGGCTCGGTTGTTCCAAGTCTTCGTGGTAAGTGTTGAAAGGCGGGTGGGCGCGTTGCGGGGACGTGGCTGCGTGATGCGAGTTTCATGTCGTTTTGCTCATGGCGAATTTTTTTTCTTGCAGCGGAAGCTGAATTGCCAATTTTCCTCGAGAAACAGCGAGTTTCGCGATTCCGCAGCGTTTCCGTTTTGCTTCCGGTTTTCCTTTTGCGATGCGTGTCAACCTGTCCTCGTTTTTTTGTTGGACTTTTCCGAACAGGTTCGAGGGTAAAAACGTCGTTTTGTTCGAGGGATATTGATTTTG carries:
- a CDS encoding 7-carboxy-7-deazaguanine synthase QueE, producing MRIAEIFRSLQGEGFLTGTPSVFVRTSGCNLRCRFCDTPYSSWEPEGEDLSQDDILQQVDRLAHASRIERSAAQREPGVQGSESDHLVACRHVVLTGGEPMLFAELVPLAAALRNRGLHITIETAGTLYLPVECDLMSISPKLANSTPAAERAGQWHDRHERTRHMPEVIRRLVVEYPYQIKFVVDSRRDCEEAESWLAEFSEIDRTRVMMMPQGADLETLNHHADWLRSYCRERGFHFCARKHIEWFGCTRGT
- a CDS encoding ATP-binding protein; the protein is MSTILIVDDSAVDRRLAGGILEKTVGLKVEYAFNGVEGLEKIPQVHPEMVLTDMQMPEMDGLDLVGKIRERFPLVPVVLMTAHGSEELAVQALARGAASYVPKAKLADELPEVVSSVLAVAKADRHNERLGACLKSTTSEFVLENDPALVDPLVDQCQQLITRMKICDETDRIRIGVALEEALLNALYHGNLELDSESLREARTGMVSGSLSNPIDLRRKMAPYVERKIHVRVSVSSDAAQFSISDEGPGFNLADVPDCTEPENLERECGRGLLLMRTFMDEVRFSPKGNEVTLIKRKAT